The Sphingomonas sp. KR3-1 genome contains a region encoding:
- a CDS encoding MFS transporter → MPAKHPNLTLAACILASSLAFIDGSVTNVALPAIGADLHATPAELQWTVNAYLLPLSALLLIGGAAGDHFGRRKLLVLGIALFTLASVACAVAADLTLLLAARAVQGIGAAILLPNSLATLGHAFTGEARGKAIGTWAGVGAIAGAVGPPLGGWLVDAIGWRAIFYVNVPVALAAIGIAMLYVEESSEGDLPLDLPGAAAATVALGALTWALTIWSSHHALDTGVAIGLAGGLLATGLFLGIEHYRGDQAMMPVAMFGSRAFAGLTLLTFLLYGALGGVLLLLPYVLIQAGGYSALHAGFALLPMPLGMGIASRIMGKITARVGPRWPLTIGPLIVAVGFALLLLVNRDAPYWTSVFPGALAIAIGMASVAAPLTTAVLASVDDRHTGTASGFNSAIARTGGLIATAIAGAVIAAAGAGLIAAFHAGALVGAAMAALSGVTAFLTLGSRSPSANKS, encoded by the coding sequence ATGCCGGCCAAGCACCCCAACCTCACCCTCGCCGCCTGCATCCTTGCCTCCAGCCTGGCCTTCATCGACGGATCGGTGACCAATGTCGCGCTGCCGGCGATCGGCGCGGACCTCCATGCCACTCCCGCCGAGCTGCAATGGACGGTCAACGCCTATCTGCTGCCGCTCTCGGCGCTGCTGCTGATCGGCGGCGCGGCTGGCGACCATTTCGGGCGGCGCAAGCTGCTGGTGCTCGGCATCGCGCTGTTCACGCTCGCCTCGGTCGCCTGCGCGGTGGCGGCGGACCTGACGCTGCTGCTCGCGGCGCGCGCGGTGCAGGGCATCGGCGCGGCGATCCTGCTGCCCAACAGCCTCGCCACCCTGGGCCACGCCTTCACCGGCGAGGCGCGCGGCAAGGCGATCGGCACCTGGGCCGGCGTCGGCGCGATCGCCGGCGCGGTCGGGCCGCCGCTCGGTGGCTGGCTGGTCGATGCGATCGGCTGGCGGGCGATCTTCTACGTCAATGTGCCGGTGGCGCTGGCGGCGATCGGCATCGCGATGCTCTATGTCGAGGAAAGCTCGGAGGGCGACCTGCCGCTCGACCTGCCGGGGGCCGCGGCGGCGACGGTGGCGCTGGGCGCGCTGACCTGGGCGCTGACGATCTGGTCGAGTCACCACGCGCTCGACACCGGCGTGGCGATCGGCCTGGCCGGCGGCCTGCTCGCGACCGGACTGTTCCTGGGGATCGAGCATTACCGCGGCGACCAGGCGATGATGCCGGTGGCGATGTTCGGCTCGCGCGCCTTTGCCGGGCTGACGCTGCTGACCTTCCTGCTCTACGGCGCGCTCGGCGGGGTGCTGCTGCTCCTGCCCTATGTGCTGATCCAGGCCGGCGGCTATTCGGCGCTGCACGCGGGCTTCGCGCTGCTGCCGATGCCGCTCGGCATGGGGATCGCCAGCCGGATCATGGGCAAGATCACCGCCCGGGTCGGCCCGCGCTGGCCGCTGACGATCGGGCCGCTGATCGTCGCGGTCGGCTTCGCGCTGCTGCTGCTGGTCAACCGAGACGCGCCCTATTGGACCTCGGTGTTCCCCGGCGCTCTTGCGATTGCCATTGGCATGGCCAGCGTCGCGGCGCCGCTGACCACCGCGGTGCTCGCCTCGGTCGACGACCGCCACACGGGCACCGCATCGGGGTTCAACAGCGCGATCGCGCGCACCGGCGGGCTGATCGCCACCGCGATCGCCGGCGCAGTGATCGCAGCGGCAGGCGCGGGACTGATCGCGGCCTTCCATGCCGGCGCGCTGGTCGGTGCGGCGATGGCCGCGCTTTCAGGTGTCACGGCGTTTCTGACGCTTGGGTCCCGTTCGCCTTCTGCGAACAAGAGCTAA